The proteins below come from a single Marinobacter arenosus genomic window:
- a CDS encoding hydroxymethylglutaryl-CoA lyase, which yields MAFPKQVRLVEMSPRDGLQNEPGPVIATRVKTGLIDRLADCGLTHIESASFVSPKWVPQMGDAAKVMAGIKRKAGVRYSVLTPNLRGFENALEAGVDEVAVFGAASESFSQKNINCSIAESLERFLPVMEAANKHNIPVRGYVSTVLGCPYEGDIAPEQVAKVAKDLADMGCYEVSLGDTIGVGTPLKAKRMLEAVAKHVPVERLAAHFHDTYGQALANLYAVLEEGVAVIDASVAGLGGCPYAKGASGNVATEDVLYLLNGLGIDTGVDLNRLVATGNWISGQLKRHNGSKVGQALGGNC from the coding sequence ATGGCCTTTCCCAAACAGGTTCGCCTGGTCGAGATGAGCCCGCGGGACGGGCTGCAGAACGAGCCGGGCCCGGTCATCGCAACCCGGGTTAAAACCGGGCTGATCGACCGGCTGGCCGACTGCGGCCTGACCCACATCGAGTCTGCCAGCTTCGTCTCCCCCAAGTGGGTGCCGCAGATGGGCGACGCCGCCAAGGTCATGGCCGGCATCAAGCGCAAGGCCGGTGTGCGCTATTCGGTGCTGACGCCGAACCTCCGGGGCTTCGAGAACGCCCTGGAGGCCGGGGTGGACGAAGTGGCGGTGTTCGGCGCCGCTTCCGAGTCGTTCAGCCAGAAGAACATCAACTGCTCCATCGCCGAGAGCCTCGAGCGCTTCCTGCCGGTGATGGAAGCGGCGAACAAGCACAACATTCCCGTGCGGGGGTATGTCTCGACGGTTCTGGGCTGCCCCTACGAGGGCGACATCGCCCCGGAACAGGTGGCCAAAGTCGCCAAAGACCTGGCCGACATGGGCTGCTACGAGGTCTCCCTGGGCGACACCATCGGCGTGGGTACGCCGCTGAAAGCCAAGCGCATGCTGGAGGCCGTCGCCAAGCACGTTCCGGTTGAGCGCCTGGCCGCCCACTTCCACGACACTTACGGCCAGGCCCTGGCCAACCTCTACGCGGTACTGGAGGAAGGGGTCGCGGTGATCGACGCCTCGGTGGCCGGCCTCGGCGGCTGCCCCTACGCCAAGGGCGCCTCCGGCAACGTCGCCACGGAAGACGTGCTATACCTGCTAAACGGCCTCGGCATCGACACCGGCGTGGACCTGAACCGGCTCGTTGCCACCGGCAACTGGATCAGCGGCCAGCTCAAGCGTCACAACGGCTCAAAAGTGGGCCAGGCCCTCGGCGGCAACTGCTGA
- a CDS encoding AMP-binding protein, translated as MTLPSYTSGTSETPLLGMTIGEMLDRTAEKYPDTEALVCLHQDIRWTYKEFVEKVNEAARAFMAIGVKRGDRVGIWSPNRYEWTVTQFATAKVGAILVNINPAYGMHELEYAMNLAGISVLVTADSFKASDYRQTLYDLAPELKASQPGKLKARRLQDLRAVINLDADKHDGMWTWNEFVQFGSDVSQDELDKVQAKLQFDDPINIQFTSGTTGNPKGATLTHHNILNNGYFVAESQLFTEKDRLVIPVPLYHCFGMVMGNLGCITHGSTMIYPDEGFEPKSVLKAVHQEKATALYGVPTMFIAELADPEFETYDLSSLRTGIMAGSICPAEVMKQVNGKMNMKEVQIAYGMTETSPVSTQTSSLDPFEKQVTTVGRTQPHLETKIVDPGSGNVVPRGEIGELCTRGYSVMLKYWNNEEKTREAIDDAGWMHTGDLATMDEDGYIQIVGRIKDMVIRGGENIYPKEIEEFLYTHPAIEEVQVTGIPDEKYGEELIAWVKLRPEADPVDAEDLIAFCKGQIAHFKIPKNYKFVDEFPMTVTGKIQKFKMREISIEEMGLKK; from the coding sequence ATGACTCTTCCAAGCTACACCAGCGGCACGTCAGAGACACCGCTGCTGGGCATGACCATCGGCGAGATGCTGGACCGTACCGCCGAGAAGTACCCGGACACCGAAGCCCTGGTGTGCCTGCACCAGGACATTCGCTGGACGTACAAGGAATTCGTCGAGAAAGTGAACGAGGCCGCCCGTGCCTTCATGGCCATTGGCGTGAAGCGTGGCGACCGGGTGGGCATCTGGTCCCCGAACCGCTATGAATGGACGGTGACCCAGTTCGCCACCGCGAAAGTCGGCGCCATCCTGGTGAACATCAACCCGGCCTATGGCATGCACGAACTCGAATACGCCATGAACCTGGCGGGCATCAGCGTGTTGGTGACCGCGGACAGCTTCAAGGCGTCTGATTACCGCCAGACCCTCTACGACCTGGCGCCGGAACTGAAAGCCAGCCAGCCCGGCAAGCTCAAGGCCCGGCGTCTCCAGGACCTGCGTGCAGTGATCAACCTGGATGCCGACAAGCACGACGGCATGTGGACCTGGAACGAGTTCGTCCAATTCGGCAGCGACGTCAGCCAGGACGAACTGGACAAGGTTCAGGCCAAACTGCAGTTCGACGATCCGATCAACATCCAGTTCACCTCCGGCACCACCGGCAACCCCAAGGGCGCCACCCTCACCCACCACAACATTCTGAACAACGGCTATTTTGTGGCGGAGAGCCAGCTGTTCACCGAGAAAGACCGCCTGGTGATTCCGGTGCCGCTGTACCACTGCTTCGGCATGGTGATGGGCAACCTCGGCTGCATCACTCACGGCTCCACCATGATCTATCCGGATGAGGGGTTTGAGCCCAAGTCGGTGCTAAAGGCGGTTCACCAGGAGAAAGCGACGGCGCTGTATGGCGTACCCACCATGTTCATTGCCGAACTGGCGGACCCGGAATTCGAAACCTACGACCTCTCCTCCCTGCGCACCGGCATCATGGCCGGCTCCATCTGCCCGGCCGAGGTGATGAAGCAGGTCAACGGCAAGATGAACATGAAAGAGGTCCAGATTGCCTACGGCATGACCGAGACCAGCCCGGTGTCCACCCAGACCAGCTCCCTCGACCCGTTCGAGAAGCAGGTCACCACCGTGGGCCGTACCCAGCCGCACCTGGAAACCAAGATCGTCGATCCCGGCTCCGGCAACGTGGTGCCACGGGGTGAGATCGGTGAACTCTGCACCCGGGGCTACAGCGTGATGCTGAAGTACTGGAACAACGAAGAGAAAACCCGCGAGGCCATCGACGACGCCGGCTGGATGCACACCGGCGACCTGGCCACCATGGACGAGGACGGCTACATCCAGATCGTTGGCCGTATCAAGGACATGGTGATCCGCGGCGGTGAGAACATCTACCCGAAAGAGATCGAAGAGTTCCTGTACACCCACCCGGCCATCGAGGAAGTCCAGGTTACCGGCATTCCCGATGAGAAGTACGGCGAGGAACTGATCGCCTGGGTGAAGCTGCGCCCGGAAGCCGACCCGGTCGATGCCGAGGATCTGATCGCTTTCTGCAAAGGCCAGATCGCCCACTTCAAGATCCCGAAGAACTACAAGTTCGTGGATGAATTTCCGATGACCGTCACCGGGAAGATCCAGAAGTTCAAGATGCGGGAGATATCGATTGAGGAGATGGGGCTGAAGAAGTAA
- a CDS encoding peroxidase-related enzyme (This protein belongs to a clade of uncharacterized proteins related to peroxidases such as the alkylhydroperoxidase AhpD.) — translation MNQNKNVVALDLPIPEISDMPEDTQKYFQICQEKLGMIPNVLTAYSQNLKQLEGFTRLYNELMLGEGELSKLEREMVAVVVSSENKCFYCLVAHGAAVRVLSGDPTLGEHMVMNYRSAKLDQRQRAMLDFASHLTRSPATVTEEDIQALRDAGLSDRAIWDLSNLVGFYNMSNRVAIASDMQPNPEYHSQSR, via the coding sequence ATGAACCAGAACAAAAACGTCGTTGCCCTGGATCTCCCGATCCCCGAGATTTCCGACATGCCGGAAGATACCCAGAAGTACTTCCAGATCTGTCAGGAAAAGCTGGGCATGATTCCGAACGTGCTCACGGCTTACAGCCAGAACCTGAAACAACTCGAAGGCTTCACCCGCCTGTACAACGAGCTGATGCTGGGCGAAGGCGAGCTCAGCAAGCTGGAGCGGGAAATGGTCGCCGTGGTGGTCTCATCCGAGAACAAGTGCTTCTACTGCCTGGTGGCGCATGGCGCCGCCGTGCGGGTACTCAGTGGCGATCCAACGCTGGGCGAGCACATGGTGATGAACTACCGCAGCGCCAAGCTGGACCAGCGCCAGCGCGCGATGCTGGATTTCGCATCCCACCTCACCCGCTCACCGGCAACGGTCACGGAAGAGGACATCCAGGCCCTGCGCGACGCCGGTCTCAGTGACCGCGCGATCTGGGACCTGAGCAACCTGGTCGGGTTTTACAACATGTCCAATCGCGTGGCGATTGCCAGCGATATGCAACCCAACCCTGAATATCACAGCCAGAGTCGCTAG
- a CDS encoding acetyl/propionyl/methylcrotonyl-CoA carboxylase subunit alpha — MFSKILIANRGEIACRIIQTAHRMGIRCVAVYSDADANARHVAMADEAFHIGPAPSSESYLRAEKIIEIAKESGAQAIHPGYGFLSENTGFAEACEANNLVFIGPPSSAIAAMGSKSAAKAIMEKAGVPLVPGYHGDDQSPETLRAEAEKCGFPLLLKAVAGGGGKGMRVVENMGEFDDALAAAKREAKNAFGNPDMLIERYLTQPRHVEIQVFCDQDGKGVYLAERDCSVQRRHQKVLEEAPAPGLSEDTRKAMGEAAVRAAQAIDYVGAGTVEFLYDVDGSFFFMEMNTRLQVEHPVTEMVTGQDLVEWQLKIAWGEPLPLAQSEVKTRGHALEARIYAEDPDHDFLPATGHLRYLSTPDESAHVRVDTGVTEGDDISIHYDPMIAKLIVWDETRDQAINRMVQALENYRIAGVKTNIRFLHALADAQPFREEDLTTGFIDTHRDLLFPKSKLDTHKALVLAAGFVLEERKSSEPASTDPWSPFGRRNSWRLNSEYAQPLQLQVGEEIHDLKILERDDRYQVFVGGSVYNLTARLDDDYLQAVINGHRISVHGNLHKDQLVLFYEGDTFQCSVYRETYGFEDMAGEGSLAAPMNGAIVAVQAKVGDKVTAGQTLVIMEAMKMEHAIKAPADGVVSEIFFGEGDQVSEGAELIAIEVSEEEAQ; from the coding sequence ATGTTCAGCAAAATACTGATCGCCAACCGGGGCGAAATCGCCTGCCGGATCATACAGACCGCCCACCGCATGGGTATCCGTTGCGTTGCGGTGTATTCCGACGCGGACGCCAACGCCCGCCATGTCGCCATGGCCGACGAGGCGTTTCACATTGGCCCCGCCCCCAGCTCCGAGAGCTACCTGCGGGCCGAGAAAATCATCGAGATCGCCAAGGAGAGCGGTGCCCAGGCCATCCACCCGGGCTACGGCTTCCTGTCCGAGAACACCGGATTTGCCGAGGCCTGCGAGGCCAACAACCTGGTCTTTATCGGACCGCCCTCCTCCGCCATCGCGGCCATGGGCTCCAAGTCCGCCGCCAAGGCGATCATGGAAAAGGCCGGCGTGCCACTGGTGCCCGGTTATCATGGCGACGATCAGTCCCCTGAAACCCTGCGCGCCGAGGCGGAGAAATGCGGTTTCCCACTGCTGCTGAAAGCCGTGGCCGGTGGTGGCGGCAAAGGGATGCGCGTGGTCGAGAACATGGGCGAGTTTGATGACGCCCTGGCCGCGGCCAAGCGCGAAGCCAAGAATGCCTTCGGCAACCCGGACATGCTCATCGAACGCTACCTGACCCAGCCGCGCCACGTAGAGATCCAGGTGTTCTGCGATCAGGACGGCAAAGGTGTGTATCTGGCCGAGCGCGACTGTTCCGTGCAGCGCCGTCACCAGAAGGTGCTGGAAGAGGCCCCGGCCCCAGGCCTGAGCGAGGACACCCGAAAGGCCATGGGTGAGGCCGCGGTGCGAGCCGCCCAGGCCATCGACTACGTGGGCGCCGGCACCGTCGAGTTCCTGTACGACGTGGACGGCTCGTTCTTCTTCATGGAGATGAACACCCGCCTGCAGGTCGAGCACCCGGTCACTGAAATGGTCACCGGCCAGGATCTGGTGGAATGGCAGCTGAAGATCGCCTGGGGCGAGCCGCTGCCGCTGGCCCAGTCCGAGGTGAAAACCCGGGGCCACGCCCTGGAAGCCCGGATCTACGCGGAAGATCCGGATCACGATTTCCTGCCAGCCACCGGCCACCTGCGTTACCTGAGCACCCCCGATGAGAGCGCCCACGTGCGCGTCGACACTGGTGTGACCGAGGGTGACGACATCAGCATCCATTACGACCCCATGATCGCCAAGCTGATCGTGTGGGACGAGACCCGGGACCAGGCCATCAACCGCATGGTCCAGGCACTGGAGAACTACCGCATTGCCGGGGTGAAGACCAACATCCGCTTCCTGCACGCGCTGGCCGATGCCCAGCCGTTCCGGGAAGAGGACCTGACCACCGGCTTTATCGACACCCATCGGGACCTGCTGTTCCCGAAATCCAAGCTGGACACCCACAAGGCCCTGGTTCTGGCCGCCGGCTTTGTGCTGGAAGAGCGCAAATCCAGCGAGCCGGCCTCCACCGATCCCTGGTCCCCGTTTGGCCGCCGCAACAGCTGGCGCCTGAACTCTGAATACGCCCAGCCCCTGCAGCTGCAGGTCGGCGAGGAGATCCACGACCTCAAGATTCTCGAGCGGGATGATCGCTACCAGGTGTTTGTCGGCGGCAGTGTCTACAACCTGACCGCCCGGCTGGACGACGACTACCTCCAGGCCGTGATCAACGGCCACCGGATCAGCGTGCACGGCAACCTGCACAAAGACCAGCTGGTGCTGTTCTACGAAGGCGATACCTTCCAGTGCAGCGTCTACCGCGAGACCTACGGGTTCGAGGACATGGCCGGCGAAGGCAGCCTGGCAGCGCCAATGAACGGCGCCATCGTCGCGGTGCAGGCCAAGGTGGGTGACAAGGTCACCGCCGGCCAGACCCTGGTCATCATGGAAGCCATGAAGATGGAACACGCCATCAAGGCCCCGGCCGACGGCGTGGTGAGCGAGATCTTCTTCGGCGAAGGTGACCAGGTCTCCGAAGGTGCCGAGCTGATTGCCATCGAGGTGAGCGAAGAGGAGGCACAGTAA